One part of the Sulfolobus tengchongensis genome encodes these proteins:
- a CDS encoding FAD-binding protein, producing MPELKIVVSIKQVPDADDLRIDPVTNNLVREGVPAVINPPDLHAIEEAVRLKERYGAKTIVLTMGPSQAEAALREALAMGIDEAYLISDRAMAGADTWATSYTISKAIQKLGGADLIIFGRRAVDGETEQVGPQTGKWLGIPVIGYVSEIKSLDKQKIVVTRTTEFDEEVIEAPIPAAITILETANKPRQPDIMSLIKAKTAKITVWNKDDIKAEPDKIGLAGSPTKVIKVQPPPKTRKAEVIDGKKDVEKAAKWFLDKIFEALKEEESTLKEYVKPKPKVKVNGEIWVYIDHIGEKPNRASFEIMGEARRIADLMDTSLSAAIVGGEATKSLIDEVFEYGADKVYFAETKGFDKYDNEVYTRALSTLIKKYKPEAVFFPGTRNARELASTTAIEVNTGLIADCTNFDVDDKGVLLSTRPDFGGKEMSTIVCPRHRPVMVTVRAGVFMPLPKVPGRKGELVREEIDDLFTRLKVLDYRIIEKRNILAEADIVIGVGRGIRSPENIKMAEELASLLGGVVGVSKPLADMGWYPKDRQVGQTGTTIRPKVYIALGISGAVQHLVGILSSRKIGAINLDPSAPIFENCDFGVVGDIFEIVPKMIQLLKNKEVS from the coding sequence TTGCCGGAACTCAAAATTGTTGTCTCAATAAAGCAAGTTCCAGATGCTGACGACCTACGAATTGACCCTGTAACGAATAATTTAGTAAGGGAAGGAGTTCCCGCTGTTATTAATCCCCCCGATTTGCACGCTATAGAGGAGGCTGTTAGATTAAAGGAAAGATATGGGGCAAAGACTATAGTGTTAACAATGGGTCCTTCTCAAGCTGAAGCTGCATTAAGGGAAGCTCTTGCTATGGGAATCGATGAAGCTTACCTTATAAGCGATAGAGCTATGGCAGGAGCGGATACATGGGCAACTTCATATACAATATCTAAGGCAATTCAAAAATTAGGTGGGGCTGATCTCATAATTTTTGGAAGGAGGGCAGTAGATGGTGAAACTGAACAAGTTGGACCTCAGACTGGAAAGTGGCTTGGAATTCCAGTAATTGGATATGTTAGTGAAATAAAGAGTTTAGATAAACAGAAAATAGTAGTTACAAGAACTACTGAATTTGATGAAGAAGTTATAGAGGCTCCAATTCCTGCTGCAATAACTATCCTTGAAACCGCAAACAAACCTAGACAACCAGATATAATGAGCTTGATTAAAGCTAAAACTGCAAAAATTACTGTCTGGAATAAGGATGATATTAAGGCTGAACCGGACAAAATTGGTTTAGCCGGTTCTCCCACTAAGGTTATAAAGGTTCAACCACCACCTAAGACTAGAAAAGCTGAAGTAATAGATGGTAAAAAAGATGTAGAAAAAGCAGCAAAATGGTTTTTGGATAAGATTTTCGAAGCGTTAAAAGAGGAGGAGAGTACTTTAAAGGAGTATGTAAAGCCCAAGCCTAAAGTGAAAGTAAATGGAGAAATTTGGGTATATATAGATCACATTGGAGAAAAGCCGAATAGAGCATCATTTGAAATAATGGGAGAGGCTAGAAGGATAGCTGATTTAATGGATACTAGCTTATCAGCAGCTATAGTGGGTGGAGAGGCTACAAAGTCCTTAATAGATGAGGTTTTTGAATATGGTGCAGATAAGGTTTATTTCGCTGAGACTAAAGGGTTTGATAAATACGATAATGAAGTATATACGAGAGCACTATCTACCCTAATAAAGAAGTATAAGCCAGAAGCAGTATTCTTCCCAGGAACTAGAAACGCTAGAGAGCTAGCCTCAACTACTGCTATTGAAGTTAACACTGGTTTAATAGCTGACTGTACTAATTTCGATGTTGACGATAAAGGAGTTCTGCTATCAACTAGGCCAGATTTTGGAGGTAAGGAAATGTCCACAATAGTATGCCCAAGACACAGACCAGTAATGGTTACAGTAAGGGCTGGTGTGTTTATGCCATTACCGAAAGTTCCAGGAAGAAAAGGAGAACTAGTAAGGGAAGAGATAGATGATCTATTCACTAGATTGAAAGTATTAGATTATAGAATTATAGAAAAGAGGAACATTCTAGCTGAAGCTGATATAGTAATCGGAGTAGGCAGAGGTATAAGAAGTCCAGAAAACATAAAAATGGCTGAAGAGCTTGCCTCATTGTTAGGAGGCGTAGTTGGAGTGTCAAAACCATTAGCAGATATGGGCTGGTATCCTAAAGATAGACAAGTTGGTCAGACTGGAACTACGATAAGACCTAAAGTTTACATCGCATTAGGAATTTCCGGTGCTGTTCAACATTTAGTGGGTATATTGTCTTCTAGAAAAATAGGTGCAATAAACTTAGATCCGAGTGCGCCAATATTTGAGAATTGTGATTTCGGAGTAGTTGGAGATATATTTGAGATTGTGCCAAAAATGATCCAATTACTTAAAAATAAAGAGGTGAGCTAA
- a CDS encoding 2-oxoacid:ferredoxin oxidoreductase subunit beta, with product MAGLKVEWNDWCPGCGNFGILSAEQQAIQELGLDPKKVILVSGIGCSGKIPHFMRLPTSGVHTLHGRALTFALGIKLANPSLEVIVNGGDGDQLGIGVGHFVSAGRRNVDITVIVHDNGVYGLTKGQASPTLKLGVKTKSLPKPNINSDVNPIALAISSGYTFVARGYAYDVKHLKELIKKAIKHKGLAMIDVLQPCPTYNDIHTKEYYDKRVYKLDDDPTWDPVVKKPEEAEEKMSKAIIKSMEWGDRIPIGVFYQNELVSTYEQRIAERSPSYLDNPPANDVIEFEGKPTTDIEDILKERRVT from the coding sequence ATGGCGGGGCTTAAAGTAGAGTGGAATGATTGGTGCCCTGGATGTGGCAATTTCGGTATACTAAGTGCTGAACAGCAAGCAATTCAGGAACTGGGATTAGATCCTAAGAAAGTGATATTAGTTAGTGGTATAGGTTGCTCTGGAAAAATACCACATTTCATGAGATTACCAACCAGTGGTGTGCACACACTTCACGGTAGAGCATTAACATTTGCTTTAGGCATAAAATTAGCTAACCCATCATTAGAAGTTATAGTTAATGGAGGAGATGGAGACCAATTAGGTATTGGTGTTGGGCACTTTGTAAGTGCAGGTAGAAGAAACGTAGATATAACTGTAATAGTCCATGATAATGGAGTTTATGGATTAACTAAAGGGCAAGCGTCACCAACACTCAAACTGGGTGTTAAGACAAAGAGTTTGCCTAAACCCAACATTAATTCTGATGTTAATCCTATAGCACTTGCCATTAGCTCTGGCTACACTTTTGTTGCTAGAGGATACGCTTACGATGTAAAGCATTTGAAAGAATTAATAAAGAAGGCTATAAAGCATAAAGGCTTAGCAATGATTGACGTTTTACAGCCATGCCCAACATATAACGATATCCACACTAAGGAATATTATGATAAGAGAGTTTACAAACTTGATGACGATCCAACCTGGGATCCTGTAGTTAAAAAGCCTGAAGAAGCAGAAGAAAAAATGAGCAAAGCTATAATTAAGAGTATGGAATGGGGAGATAGAATACCCATTGGTGTGTTCTATCAAAATGAATTAGTGTCAACTTATGAACAAAGAATTGCTGAGAGGTCACCATCATATCTGGACAATCCTCCAGCCAATGATGTAATAGAGTTTGAAGGAAAGCCAACTACAGATATTGAAGATATATTAAAGGAAAGAAGAGTTACATAA
- a CDS encoding 2-oxoacid:ferredoxin oxidoreductase subunit alpha codes for MRISWMIGGAQGSGVDTSANIFGNAVAANGYYIYGNREYYSNIKGRHSYFNLTISDKPPRSIAQQVEILTSFDAETIFQHFNEIKDVLIYNTEVENTKVEQVQSMEPEIAEEIIHFLKEKGYGTTVKDVINYLKKDKGIKVIPIDYQEILKKVADQAKVQLSVADRAKNTIAIAASYKLLGLKDQHLFNSISRTFKQEIFAKINTVAAQLTMQNIQPIYNLPELPNNEEKINLDGNTAVAIGKIYGGLRFQSYYPITPASDESVYIEAHQTVFTIDPKTGEKRKSTVVVVQAEDELAAINMASGAALTGVRAATATSGPGFSLMVEGIGWAGMNEVPVVITYYIRGGPSTGQPTRTSQADLMFALNAGHGEFPKIVIASGDHMEAFQDATWALNLAQKYQTPVIHLVDKALANSYSIIPKKFLGMENVKIERGKIIINANIPELKRFEITDDGISPFAPLGTTRIHYTGDEHEEYGFISEASKNRERMYEKRIKKLFTADKEIPEEDRVKVYGDTNSKIAIITWGSPKGAILDAMEELENEGIKPMLIQIRMFNPFPKNLMKKLLSGKEFIIDVESNYFGQAGEVLKLNTGIEPTHYILKWNGRPMMRDEVKEGIKQIVQKGEKRVVLHGGA; via the coding sequence ATGCGAATAAGTTGGATGATAGGCGGTGCCCAAGGATCAGGCGTAGATACATCAGCAAACATCTTCGGCAACGCCGTAGCCGCAAACGGGTACTACATTTATGGAAATAGGGAGTATTACTCAAACATTAAAGGAAGACACTCATATTTTAACTTAACAATAAGTGATAAACCTCCTAGGAGTATAGCACAGCAAGTTGAAATACTGACTAGTTTTGATGCGGAGACCATATTCCAACACTTTAATGAGATAAAGGACGTTCTAATATATAACACAGAGGTGGAAAATACTAAAGTAGAGCAAGTTCAAAGTATGGAACCAGAAATTGCTGAAGAAATTATCCACTTCTTGAAGGAGAAAGGTTATGGTACTACAGTTAAGGATGTGATAAATTATCTAAAGAAGGATAAAGGAATAAAGGTAATACCAATAGATTACCAAGAAATATTAAAGAAGGTCGCTGATCAAGCAAAAGTGCAGTTAAGTGTAGCTGATAGAGCGAAGAACACCATAGCAATAGCAGCCTCATATAAACTTCTGGGATTAAAGGACCAACATTTGTTCAACTCTATATCTAGAACCTTTAAGCAGGAAATTTTCGCTAAAATAAATACCGTTGCAGCCCAATTAACAATGCAGAACATTCAGCCAATTTACAACTTACCAGAATTGCCAAACAACGAAGAGAAGATAAATCTAGATGGAAACACTGCAGTGGCAATAGGTAAGATTTATGGCGGATTAAGATTCCAATCTTATTACCCAATTACTCCGGCTAGCGATGAGAGTGTATATATAGAGGCACACCAGACAGTATTCACTATAGATCCTAAGACTGGGGAAAAGAGAAAATCTACAGTAGTAGTAGTACAGGCTGAAGACGAATTAGCTGCAATAAATATGGCATCTGGTGCAGCTTTAACTGGTGTCAGAGCAGCTACTGCTACTTCCGGCCCAGGATTTTCACTAATGGTAGAGGGAATAGGCTGGGCTGGGATGAACGAAGTACCAGTTGTAATAACTTATTACATTAGAGGAGGTCCGTCCACTGGCCAACCAACTAGAACATCACAAGCTGACTTAATGTTCGCACTAAATGCAGGACACGGTGAGTTTCCTAAAATAGTCATAGCCTCTGGTGATCATATGGAAGCTTTCCAGGACGCGACATGGGCTCTCAATTTAGCCCAAAAATATCAGACTCCCGTTATTCATCTAGTTGATAAAGCCTTAGCTAACTCATATTCAATCATTCCTAAAAAGTTCCTTGGAATGGAGAACGTGAAAATAGAGAGAGGCAAAATCATAATTAACGCAAATATTCCAGAATTAAAGAGGTTTGAAATAACTGATGATGGCATCTCTCCATTTGCTCCATTAGGTACAACTAGAATCCACTATACTGGAGACGAACATGAAGAATATGGCTTCATATCGGAAGCTTCAAAGAACAGAGAGAGAATGTATGAGAAAAGAATCAAGAAATTATTCACTGCCGATAAGGAAATTCCAGAAGAGGATAGAGTTAAGGTTTATGGTGATACTAACTCTAAAATAGCAATTATAACTTGGGGTTCTCCGAAAGGAGCCATATTAGATGCTATGGAAGAATTAGAGAATGAGGGAATTAAACCAATGCTGATTCAGATAAGGATGTTCAATCCATTCCCTAAGAACTTAATGAAGAAGTTGTTGAGCGGGAAAGAGTTTATAATCGATGTTGAGAGTAATTACTTTGGACAGGCTGGTGAAGTGTTGAAGTTAAATACTGGAATTGAACCTACACATTACATATTAAAGTGGAATGGTAGACCCATGATGAGGGATGAGGTAAAGGAAGGTATAAAACAAATTGTACAAAAAGGAGAAAAGAGGGTGGTGTTACATGGCGGGGCTTAA
- a CDS encoding GNAT family N-acetyltransferase: protein MSEQVKIRKATKEDWEKIYKLYNSLSDEDLYLRFFHLYRITEDDAKRIASNEDHVTYLAEIDGNVIGEASLHKDGEFSLVVNRNYRNLGVGTLLVKKLIEEAREMKLSVIKFYTLPENIPMIKIGRKLGFKLRFHEDEVYGEMRLTEKELEVVPME from the coding sequence ATGAGTGAACAAGTAAAGATAAGGAAGGCTACAAAAGAGGATTGGGAGAAGATATACAAACTATATAATTCCTTGAGCGACGAAGATCTGTATTTGAGGTTCTTTCACTTATATAGGATAACAGAGGATGACGCTAAAAGAATTGCATCAAATGAGGATCATGTTACCTATTTAGCGGAAATTGATGGAAACGTAATAGGAGAAGCCTCTCTACATAAAGATGGTGAATTCTCCTTGGTGGTAAATAGGAACTATAGAAATCTAGGAGTAGGCACATTATTGGTTAAAAAGCTTATTGAAGAGGCTAGGGAAATGAAATTGAGTGTAATAAAATTCTATACACTACCAGAAAACATCCCAATGATAAAAATTGGTAGAAAATTAGGGTTTAAGTTGAGATTTCATGAAGATGAAGTTTACGGAGAAATGAGATTAACTGAAAAAGAACTAGAAGTTGTCCCAATGGAGTGA
- a CDS encoding NAD(P)-binding protein has translation MNKEKVWNRVIIPILENLIAPYSVLRRIYIQLILMSTAVLINALVFVTYQHLDWISAIYAGVNVVTTVGLYSPNIFQMPSIEKIILTLTIILAVGLYTSIVQSIIATLISRTTWNDAKARWKGKHMRKHTVIIGDGSEILSAVRRLERLGVDYIVLTNSKDIATNIRGDSVILADPKNDNSLLTAGIAEARNAIIVMNDDMEALLITLKIQKLNPPLQVVVAIRDASLSDLFKTAGADLVIPREDIVGRIAAAAAVSSNIAGLIFPDRVSDLIIGIFQVRKKRKISELPNDIIPLAIIRNNKIDPYFHRDTELEVGDELIVLGNPSIFKKVKEILE, from the coding sequence GTGAACAAGGAAAAGGTTTGGAATAGAGTAATCATACCCATTTTGGAAAACCTTATTGCCCCGTATTCTGTTCTCAGAAGGATTTACATTCAATTGATCCTGATGAGTACTGCCGTACTTATTAATGCTTTAGTATTCGTTACATATCAACATTTAGATTGGATCTCGGCAATTTATGCAGGAGTTAACGTTGTAACTACAGTTGGGTTATATTCGCCTAATATATTTCAAATGCCTTCAATTGAGAAGATAATATTGACTTTGACTATTATTCTCGCAGTAGGATTATATACCAGTATAGTCCAATCTATAATAGCTACTTTAATAAGCAGAACAACGTGGAACGATGCGAAGGCCAGATGGAAGGGAAAGCATATGAGAAAGCACACTGTTATAATAGGAGATGGAAGTGAGATTTTAAGTGCAGTAAGAAGGTTAGAAAGACTTGGCGTAGATTATATAGTGTTAACTAATTCTAAAGATATTGCAACAAATATCAGAGGAGATAGTGTAATACTGGCAGATCCAAAGAATGATAATAGCCTATTAACAGCGGGGATAGCTGAAGCTAGAAATGCGATAATTGTAATGAATGACGATATGGAAGCGTTGTTGATAACACTTAAGATACAAAAGCTTAATCCACCTCTTCAAGTCGTTGTGGCAATTAGAGATGCTTCTTTATCAGACTTATTTAAAACCGCTGGGGCAGATCTCGTTATACCTAGAGAAGATATAGTAGGGAGAATAGCCGCTGCAGCAGCTGTCTCCAGTAACATAGCTGGTCTAATATTTCCAGATAGAGTTAGCGATTTAATAATTGGAATATTTCAAGTAAGGAAAAAGAGGAAAATCAGTGAATTACCAAATGATATAATACCCCTAGCTATAATAAGAAACAATAAAATAGATCCATATTTCCATAGAGATACTGAACTTGAAGTGGGTGACGAATTAATAGTTTTAGGTAATCCATCAATATTTAAGAAGGTGAAAGAAATTTTGGAATAG
- a CDS encoding NAD(P)H-dependent oxidoreductase encodes MEHVKILAFAGSLRKDSYNKKLLKVAQALLPSNATMEIFDLEGIPPFNPDLEPPEIVKTFKAKIKSADALLIATPEYNYSIPGVLKNAIDWASFPPNDNAFDGKPVAVISASIGMLGGARAQYHLRQIFVFLNMIPVNRPEVFVTFAHKKFDENGNLMDEDAKKFLKQLLENLVNLAKLVKIGKEMKILAN; translated from the coding sequence ATGGAACACGTTAAGATATTAGCCTTTGCAGGCAGTTTAAGGAAAGACTCGTATAATAAAAAACTATTGAAAGTAGCACAAGCGTTATTGCCTAGTAATGCTACTATGGAAATCTTCGACTTAGAGGGAATACCACCATTTAATCCAGATTTAGAACCACCAGAGATAGTGAAAACATTTAAGGCTAAGATAAAGTCTGCAGACGCTTTGCTAATAGCGACTCCAGAATATAATTATTCGATACCTGGAGTATTAAAGAACGCTATAGATTGGGCGTCGTTTCCTCCAAACGATAATGCCTTTGATGGTAAACCGGTTGCTGTAATCAGCGCTTCCATAGGTATGTTAGGTGGAGCTAGAGCACAATATCATCTGAGACAGATCTTTGTGTTCTTAAACATGATACCAGTCAATAGACCAGAAGTATTCGTAACTTTCGCTCATAAAAAGTTTGACGAAAATGGAAATCTAATGGATGAGGACGCTAAAAAATTCCTCAAGCAATTATTGGAAAACTTAGTTAACCTAGCAAAGCTAGTGAAGATAGGTAAGGAGATGAAGATACTAGCTAACTGA
- a CDS encoding (R)-mandelonitrile lyase: protein MRNERMDLTIRKCGSQPSNKGDPRFFVGNVRIDPLYEADEPARVVAASVTFEPGARTNWHFHPLGQLLIVTYGCGIIQTWGNPPRKIKAGDVIWTPPGVKHWHGATATTAMTHIAIQEKLNGKTAEWLERVSDKEYEEAQSASE, encoded by the coding sequence ATGAGGAATGAGAGAATGGATTTAACTATTAGAAAATGTGGATCTCAACCTTCTAATAAAGGCGACCCGAGATTCTTTGTCGGGAACGTCCGCATTGATCCGTTATATGAGGCAGATGAGCCAGCAAGAGTAGTTGCTGCAAGTGTTACTTTTGAACCTGGAGCTCGTACCAATTGGCATTTTCATCCATTAGGACAACTGTTAATCGTGACCTATGGCTGTGGTATTATTCAAACATGGGGTAATCCTCCAAGGAAAATTAAAGCTGGTGACGTTATATGGACTCCTCCTGGAGTGAAGCATTGGCACGGTGCCACAGCTACAACTGCAATGACACATATTGCTATCCAAGAAAAACTTAACGGCAAAACAGCTGAGTGGTTAGAGAGGGTTAGCGATAAGGAGTATGAGGAAGCTCAAAGTGCATCAGAATAA
- a CDS encoding MBL fold metallo-hydrolase: MPCRGLHAVPAGPYEFPELTTIYVVCGEKLNVMIDAGVSNSVMDSSFLDKLDLVILTHIHIDHIGLLPEILETYKNVKVMVKSGFKKYLTSDDGVKRLNRSSEEVLGDLYYIYGEFKKIDPDRVVEVNGGETIDLGDGKTLKVIYTPGHAKHHLSVMVDDILFTGDSGGAYFNGVVIPTTPPPLDYENYINSLKLQISLKPKVVGLGHGGLVTPNVLEQHLEQMIERRTIDVNELDIGGIGGEILRKQLEVNLKGLMDALSK; encoded by the coding sequence ATGCCATGCAGAGGATTACATGCAGTACCAGCTGGTCCTTACGAGTTTCCAGAACTCACTACTATTTACGTAGTATGTGGGGAAAAGCTCAACGTAATGATAGATGCGGGAGTAAGCAATTCAGTAATGGATTCATCATTTTTAGATAAACTTGATTTAGTAATTCTTACACACATCCATATAGATCATATTGGATTATTGCCAGAGATCTTAGAAACTTACAAAAATGTTAAGGTTATGGTAAAAAGTGGTTTCAAAAAGTACCTAACAAGCGATGATGGGGTAAAGAGATTAAATCGAAGTTCAGAGGAGGTACTGGGCGATTTATATTATATTTATGGAGAATTCAAGAAAATTGATCCGGATAGAGTAGTAGAGGTTAATGGTGGAGAAACTATTGACTTAGGAGATGGGAAAACTCTTAAGGTAATTTACACTCCAGGTCACGCTAAGCATCATCTTTCAGTAATGGTAGATGATATTCTGTTCACTGGAGATAGTGGTGGAGCATACTTTAATGGTGTGGTAATACCCACAACACCTCCACCATTAGATTACGAAAATTACATAAATAGTTTAAAACTGCAAATATCATTAAAACCAAAAGTAGTAGGATTAGGCCATGGTGGTTTAGTCACTCCTAACGTATTAGAACAACATTTGGAACAAATGATTGAGAGGAGAACAATTGATGTGAATGAATTGGATATAGGGGGAATAGGTGGGGAGATACTCAGAAAACAATTAGAGGTTAACCTAAAAGGGTTGATGGACGCTTTGAGTAAATAA
- a CDS encoding carboxymuconolactone decarboxylase family protein, producing MGSLLDKDPELKALYEKGLEVRKKVMGKEYVERSLREATDFNKELQEMVTIFAWGLIWTRDEVIPRKIRSLINIGILSALNRQNELKLHIKGAIRNGCTEEEIKEVLLQVGVYCGLPAAMEAFKIAQEAIKEVKEEEAKEKK from the coding sequence ATGGGTAGTTTATTAGATAAAGATCCTGAGCTAAAGGCATTGTATGAGAAGGGATTAGAAGTCAGGAAAAAAGTAATGGGTAAGGAATACGTTGAGAGGTCCTTACGCGAGGCTACAGATTTCAATAAGGAACTGCAAGAAATGGTTACAATTTTCGCTTGGGGATTAATATGGACGAGAGATGAGGTTATTCCTAGAAAAATAAGAAGTCTAATAAATATTGGGATACTTAGTGCGTTAAATAGGCAAAATGAGCTAAAATTGCACATAAAAGGGGCAATAAGAAATGGATGCACTGAAGAGGAAATAAAAGAAGTATTATTACAAGTTGGAGTATACTGTGGTTTACCAGCGGCTATGGAAGCTTTTAAGATAGCCCAAGAAGCCATAAAAGAAGTTAAAGAGGAAGAAGCAAAAGAAAAGAAATAA
- a CDS encoding aldo/keto reductase, with protein METKILGWSNEKISPLILGSWEYGTPSIIDENNAVRIIGKAVELGVNAIDTAESYGNGLSETVIGKAIKRFKREDVFIITKVSIDHLRYDDVLRAAEGSLKRLDTNYIDLYLVHWPNHYVPIRETAKAMEKLFNDGKIRYIGLSNFSLPLLREFREHLSKTDVVANELHYNVLFRDVEKEVLPYMLRENIALLAYDSLGLGYLIGRKEIRNEYKWYVLAREAYVKNLEPLVEEIKSIAKELGKTPAQVVLNWLISKENVFAIFNTTNEDHLKENLGSLGWKLRESDVKRLDESVRKVIIDYFTR; from the coding sequence AGGTTGGTCTAATGAAAAGATTTCTCCACTAATTTTAGGTTCATGGGAATACGGTACTCCTTCAATAATAGATGAGAACAATGCTGTAAGAATAATAGGGAAGGCAGTTGAATTAGGTGTAAACGCTATCGATACTGCGGAATCATATGGCAATGGTTTGTCAGAAACTGTGATAGGTAAAGCCATAAAACGTTTTAAGAGAGAGGATGTTTTCATAATAACAAAGGTTTCAATAGATCATCTTCGATACGATGATGTGTTAAGGGCTGCAGAAGGTAGCCTAAAGAGGCTCGACACGAACTATATTGACCTATATTTAGTTCACTGGCCTAATCATTACGTACCCATAAGAGAAACAGCCAAGGCAATGGAGAAGCTATTTAATGATGGGAAAATTAGATATATAGGCTTAAGTAACTTCTCTTTACCGCTACTGAGAGAATTTAGGGAACATCTATCTAAGACTGATGTAGTAGCTAACGAACTTCACTATAACGTTTTGTTCAGAGACGTCGAAAAGGAGGTATTGCCATACATGCTAAGGGAAAATATAGCGCTACTAGCCTACGATTCCTTAGGATTAGGTTATCTCATAGGGAGAAAGGAAATCAGAAATGAGTATAAGTGGTACGTTTTAGCTAGGGAAGCATATGTCAAAAACCTAGAACCATTAGTGGAAGAGATTAAATCAATAGCTAAAGAATTGGGTAAGACTCCTGCACAAGTAGTCCTAAATTGGCTTATTAGTAAAGAAAACGTATTTGCAATTTTCAATACAACAAATGAAGATCATCTGAAGGAGAATTTAGGAAGTTTAGGCTGGAAACTGAGAGAAAGTGACGTTAAAAGATTAGATGAGAGTGTAAGAAAAGTTATAATAGATTATTTCACAAGGTAA